GCCCAGCATCGGACGGTCGGCCAGCACCATCACGGGTGCGGCGCCGAGGTCCTGCTCGAGCGAGATGCCCCGGCCCGAGGCGGTGATGGAGACGTCGGTGACGGCGTCGCGCACCAGCGGCACCAGGTCGACCGACTCCAGCGTGGTCGTCCGGTTCTCGGCCTTCGACAGCGTCAGCAGGTCGTCGATCAACGTCTTGAGCCGCGCCACGTTGCGCCGGCTCGCCTCGAGGATGCGCTCGTGGCGCGGCGTCATGGTGTCCTCGAACTCCTCGGCCACCATCTCGAGGTAGCCGTGGATCGTGGTCAACGGGGTCCGCAGCTCGTGGGAGACGTTGGAGACGAAGTCGTCACGGGCGGTGTCGAGCACCCGCAGCTCCTCGGTCACCTTCTGCTCCACCGCGCGCGCCCGCGACTGGGCGTCGGCCAGCTCGTTGAGGGCCAGCGCCACCGAGCGCACCTCGCGCGGGCCGTCGAGGCGGGCTCGCGCCGAGGGGTCCTTGGCCATCTGGTGCACCACGGCCTCGAGGGCCACCAGCGGACGCGACACCTCGGCCAGCAGCCGGCGGCGCGAGCGACCGACGACCAGCCAGCCCAGCAGCGTCAGCACCGCTACCGAGGCGATGGTGGCCCGCAGCCGCCACGTCGCGTCGGCGCTCGCCTCGCGCACCCGGCTGCCGAAGAGCCCGGAGGTCTCCTGGTGGGCGGCCCGCACCTGCTCGAAGAGGCGCTGGCCGTTGCGGTAGCGAGCCATCCGGAAGGTCTCGGCGCCACCCGGGGCCCGGACCCGGGGCTGGGCGTAGTCGTCGAGCCAGCGCTCCGCCGCGGCTCGCTGCTGCTGCACCAGGCCCAGCAGCCGCGCGTCGTCGGCGGCGTACTGCTCCACGACCTGCTGGTGGCCCGGCAGGCGGGCGAGCGCCTGCTGGTAGTCGTCGAGGGCGCCGGGATCACCGCTGCGCGCCCACGCTCCGACAGCCGACTCCAGGTCGGTGAGGTCCTGCAGCACCGACTGGTTGGCCACGGAGGCCGGCTGGAGCCCCTCGGTGAGGTCGTCGACCGCGCGCGTGGAGAGCACCACACCCAGGATGGCGATCAGCGCCAGCACCCCGAGCAGCACCGCCAGGCGGTGCAGCGCCGGGGTGACCGTCCGGGCGACGGTGCGCGGGCTCGCGCTCTCGGCGACGACCACCGGGTCCTGGCCGCTCAGACCGACCGCGACAGCAGCGCCTCGACCCGAGCAGCGAGCTCGCGTGGGCTGAAGGGCTTGGTGATGTAGTCGTCGGCACCGGAGTCGAAGCCCGACTCGACGTCGGACTCCTGGGCGCGCGCGGTGAGCAGGATGACCGGCAGGTCGGCCAGCCCCGGGTCGGCACGGATGGCCCGGATCGCCTCGAGCCCCGAGACCCCCGGCATCATCACGTCGAGCACGGCCAGGTCGGGACGCGCCGCCTGGCAGGCCTCGACCGCTGCGGCGCCGTCGGCCACCGCGGTGATCTCGTGGCCCAGGGTGGAGAGCTTGAACTCCACCAGCTCTCGGATGTCGACGTCGTCGTCAGCGACCAGGATGCGTGCCACGGTACGAGGCTTCCTCTCTCTCCGGCTGACCCTCCGGCCTCCCGAGGAGAGCCGCCAGCATGTGGGTGACAGCGTATCCACATCGCTGTCGCGACGATGGGCACACCGCCGATAAAGGTGTCGGCTCCCCGCCCGGGGGCGCCGGTTCTGCTCAGCCGCGCGCGGCGCGGCGCGGCGAGCGCTGGAAGGCGCTGAGCATCTCGTAGTTGGTCTGGGTGCTCGTCAGCCGCTCGCGCAGCTCGCGCACCGCCTCCACGACCCCCTGGCCGGCCAGCGAGTCGAGCAGCGACTGCACGACCGGCAGCTCGCCCTCCCCCAGCAGCAGCTCGGTGTGGCGGGTGCCCGAGCGGGCCACGTCGACAGCGGGGAAGACCCGCTGCTGGGCCGCCTCGCGCGCCAGCCGCAGCTCCATGTTGGCGGTGCCGGTGAGCTCCTCGAAGATCACCTCGTCGACCTTGGAGCCGCTCTCGACGGTCGCCGTCGCGAGGACCGTCAGCGACCCGCCGTTCTCGATGTTGCGCGCGGCACCGAAGAACTGCTTCGGCGGGTGCAGCGCGGTCGAGTCGACCCCGCCCGAGAGCACGCGGCCGTTGCCGGTGCCGGCCAGGTGGTAGGCGCGACCCAGGCGGGTGATGCCGTCGAGGAGCACGACGACGTCGTGGCCGAGCTCGACCAGCCGCTTGGCGCGCTCGATGGCCAGCTCGGCCACCACGGTGTGGTCGGAGGGCTGGCGGTCGAAGGTCGAGGAGATGACCTCGCCCTTGACCGAGCGCTCGTAGTCGGTGACCTCCTCGGGCCGCTCGTCGACCAGCACCACCATCAGGTGGCACTCGGGGTTGTTGGCGCTCAGCGACGCGGCGACGGCCTGCAGCACGGCGGTCTTGCCGGCGTGGGCGGGCGAGCTGATCAGGCCACGCTGGCCCTTGCCGATGGGGGCCACCAGGTCGATGGTGCGCCCGATGAGGTCGTCGGGACCCTTCTCGAGGCGCAGCCGCTCCGAGGGGTGCAGGGGCGTCATCTTCTCGAACTCGACCCGGGTGCGGGCGGCCTCGGGGTCCGCCCCGTTGACGCTCTCGATGCGCACCATCGGGTTGAACTTCTCCTTGCGCTCGCCCTCACGGGGCTGGCGCACCTGCCCCACCACGGCGTCACCGCGGCGCAGCCCGAACTTGCGGACCATCGACAGCGACACGTAGACGTCGTCGGCGCCCGGCAGGTAGCCGCTGGTGCGCACGAAGGCGTAGTTGTCGAGGACGTCGAGGATGCCCGCGGCCGGCACCAGGACGTCGTCCTCGAGCACGGTGGTGTCGGGCTCGTTGCGGCCCCCGCCGCCGCCTCCGCCGCCCGTGGTGCGACCCCGGTCGCGGTCACGCCCACGCCGGCGCCGGCTGCGGCCGCGGCCGTCACCGTCGTCGTCGCCCTGGTCCTGCTGGTTCTGGTTCTGGTTCTGCTGGTTCTGGTTCTGCTGCTTGCCCTGGTTCTGCTGCTTGTCCTGCTGGGACTGCTGCTGCTTGTTCTCCTGCTGCTTGTCCTGCTTGTCCTGCTGGGACTGCTGCTGCTTGTCCTGCTTGTTCTCCTGCTGGCCACGACCCTGCTGCTCGCGCGACCTGCCCTGGTCCTTGGCCTGCTGGTCCTTGGGCTGCTGGTCCTTGGGCTGCTGGTCCTTGGGCTGGCGGCGCGGCTGCCCCTGCTGCGGGGCCGGCTCCTGCACCGGCTCCGGGGCCGGCTGCTCGGCGCGCGAGCGGGTGCGCTGCCGCGTGGTCGTGGTCGTGGTCGTGCGGGTCGCCCCGGCCGGGGTCCCGGCCGGCTCCGACGACTCGGTCGAGGACTTGCCCGACGACTGGGCAGCCTTGATGGCCTCGACCAGCTGGGCCTTCTTCATCGAACCGGCGCCCGAGATGCCCAGGCCCCCGGCCAGCGACTTGAGGTCGGCGATGAGCATCCCGTTGAGCCCCCCGGAGCGCTTCTTCGGCGTGCTGGCCTCGGTGGCGGGGACGGAGTCTTGCGTCACGTGGGTCCTATCGACGTCTCACGGAGCCGACCGGCGCGGGCCGGAGGCTGCTGGTCACTGGTCCGCGCACCGCACGGCGGTGAGGGGACGCACCGCACAGATCGCGGGTGCACGCCGGAAGAGCTGGTCGTCGGCGCGGCGCCACAGTAGCACCGGCCGGCGCCGGTGCGGCTCCACCGGTCGCCTCACAGCACCCGTACGCCGTCGGTGTCGACCGCGAGGTACGACGACCACCACCCCGCGGGGCAGCGCTCCAGCAGCGACGCCGTCAGCGCGGTGCCCGGGCCGTCGCAGAAGGCCAGCACCGTGGGCCCGGCCCCGGAGACGACGGCGGCCACGCCGTCGGCGCGCAGCTCGTCGACGAGTGCGAGCGACTCGGGCATGGCCGGGCGGCGGTAGTCCTGGTGCAGGTAGTCACGGGTGG
The Nocardioides marinisabuli genome window above contains:
- a CDS encoding ATP-binding protein → MVVAESASPRTVARTVTPALHRLAVLLGVLALIAILGVVLSTRAVDDLTEGLQPASVANQSVLQDLTDLESAVGAWARSGDPGALDDYQQALARLPGHQQVVEQYAADDARLLGLVQQQRAAAERWLDDYAQPRVRAPGGAETFRMARYRNGQRLFEQVRAAHQETSGLFGSRVREASADATWRLRATIASVAVLTLLGWLVVGRSRRRLLAEVSRPLVALEAVVHQMAKDPSARARLDGPREVRSVALALNELADAQSRARAVEQKVTEELRVLDTARDDFVSNVSHELRTPLTTIHGYLEMVAEEFEDTMTPRHERILEASRRNVARLKTLIDDLLTLSKAENRTTTLESVDLVPLVRDAVTDVSITASGRGISLEQDLGAAPVMVLADRPMLGRAFLNVLSNAVKFSLDQGRVSVSLSVEESDDGATAVVAVRDRGIGIPAAELERLGSRFFRASNAVTNEIAGTGLGLRIVQTIVDKHGGDVRIDSEEGRGTRVVLRLPVQTGPS
- the rho gene encoding transcription termination factor Rho: MTQDSVPATEASTPKKRSGGLNGMLIADLKSLAGGLGISGAGSMKKAQLVEAIKAAQSSGKSSTESSEPAGTPAGATRTTTTTTTRQRTRSRAEQPAPEPVQEPAPQQGQPRRQPKDQQPKDQQPKDQQAKDQGRSREQQGRGQQENKQDKQQQSQQDKQDKQQENKQQQSQQDKQQNQGKQQNQNQQNQNQNQQDQGDDDGDGRGRSRRRRGRDRDRGRTTGGGGGGGGRNEPDTTVLEDDVLVPAAGILDVLDNYAFVRTSGYLPGADDVYVSLSMVRKFGLRRGDAVVGQVRQPREGERKEKFNPMVRIESVNGADPEAARTRVEFEKMTPLHPSERLRLEKGPDDLIGRTIDLVAPIGKGQRGLISSPAHAGKTAVLQAVAASLSANNPECHLMVVLVDERPEEVTDYERSVKGEVISSTFDRQPSDHTVVAELAIERAKRLVELGHDVVVLLDGITRLGRAYHLAGTGNGRVLSGGVDSTALHPPKQFFGAARNIENGGSLTVLATATVESGSKVDEVIFEELTGTANMELRLAREAAQQRVFPAVDVARSGTRHTELLLGEGELPVVQSLLDSLAGQGVVEAVRELRERLTSTQTNYEMLSAFQRSPRRAARG
- a CDS encoding response regulator transcription factor; protein product: MARILVADDDVDIRELVEFKLSTLGHEITAVADGAAAVEACQAARPDLAVLDVMMPGVSGLEAIRAIRADPGLADLPVILLTARAQESDVESGFDSGADDYITKPFSPRELAARVEALLSRSV